In Dama dama isolate Ldn47 chromosome 26, ASM3311817v1, whole genome shotgun sequence, a single genomic region encodes these proteins:
- the MTFR2 gene encoding mitochondrial fission regulator 2 codes for MSFILSILREMLEYFGVPINQVLHIWENKDYGSARSIVRIIGKFLPLEPCPRPNFELVPLLNSMDPANFGSVVPSFADVWCVAHDEEASYLRFRNTTWENEEEEKIASFHPLQLVEGPLTPALRHNKPRENDWPESETAIKKIAALEDELAFLRSQIATIVGRQELGNSTKAGFLDLNDRPSGFGQKPSSGATQLNVKEDSFSSSVLPSSLPPPPPPQISSVQPPCSSLKKIASNNICASDNSTTEVKNLQPDARKTNYSHHSKHQKNEDIPNMLDVLKDMNKVKLRAIERSPGGRPIHKRKREDSSWDPVSLISHALKQKFAFQEEDSFEKEDNCWESSPFSSPETSRVRL; via the exons ATGTCATTCATATTGAGTATCTTACGAGAGATGCTGGAATATTTTGGTGTTCCCATAAACCAG GTTTTACACATTTGGGAAAACAAAGACTATGGATCAGCTCGGAGTATTGTTCGTATCATTGGGAAATTTCTTCCTTTAGAACCTTGTCCCAGGCCTAATTTTGAG CTGGTTCCGCTCTTGAACTCTATGGACCCGGCTAACTTTGGATCTGTAGTTCCGTCTTTTGCTGACGTTTGGTGTGTGGCACATGATGAGGAAGCCAGTTATCTCAGATTTCG AAATACTACATGGgaaaatgaagaagaggagaaaattgCATCTTTTCATCCTTTGCAACTAGTTGAAGGTCCATTGACACCTGCTTTAAGGCATAACAAACCAAGAGAAAATGATTGGCCTGAAAGTGAAACTGCAATTAAAAAGATAGCTGCCCTTGAAGATGAGCTAGCTTTTCTTCGCTCTCAGATTGCCACAATTGTGGGACGGCAAGAACTGGGGAACAGTACAAAAGCTG GTTTCTTGGACTTGAATGACAGGCCTAGTGGTTTTGGACAAAAGCCATCATCAGGGGCTACTCAACTCAATGTCAAAGAAGATTCGTTTTCAAGTTCAgtgcttccttcttctcttcctccaccACCGCCTCCTcagatttcttctgtacagcCTCCATGTTCTTCTCTCAAGAAAATAGCATCTAATAATATTTGTGCATCAGATAATTCAACAACTGAAGTGAAAAATCTGCAACCAGATGCTAGGAAGACCAATTATAGTCATCATTCAAAACAccagaaaaatgaagatattccaaACATGTTGGATGTTCTAAAGGATATGAATAAGGTTAAACTACGTGCTATTGAAAG GTCTCCTGGAGGCAGACCCAttcataaaaggaaaagagaagactcaTCTTGGGATCCAGTGTCTCTAATATCCCATGCACTTAAGCAGAAATTTGCATTCCAAGAAGAAGATTCCTTTGAGAAAGAAGATAATTGTTGGGAGTCTTCTCCATTTTCTAGTCCAGAAACTTCAAGGGTGCGCTTATAA